In the Candidatus Zixiibacteriota bacterium genome, one interval contains:
- a CDS encoding MBL fold metallo-hydrolase, translated as MAQFLILGTSAGWASAQRASSSYLLDLGEQGVLFDIGDGATRNFLAAQHAPEWVTDIFISHTDSDHTCGLGYFVQQRHLSETTDPLAIHCPADAIPVFRAMLDLGHLFAERIKFPIRFSPIKSGHRYAVGRARISAHPTSHCARIREFAADHGYSNAGECFGFRIEVGGRTLVYTADLGSTDDLDIFPRPIDTLIVDAAHVALDRLWPWAAEQNLSRIVLTHYKDDFDISRLHESKKYTAAEVTLATDGMRLPLT; from the coding sequence ATGGCACAGTTTCTCATTCTCGGTACGTCGGCGGGCTGGGCCTCGGCGCAGCGCGCCTCATCGTCTTACCTGTTGGATTTAGGTGAGCAGGGAGTCCTGTTCGATATCGGCGATGGCGCGACACGAAACTTTCTCGCGGCACAGCATGCGCCCGAATGGGTGACCGACATCTTCATTTCGCACACCGACTCCGATCATACGTGCGGCCTGGGATATTTTGTTCAGCAACGGCATCTCTCGGAAACGACCGATCCGCTGGCGATTCACTGTCCCGCGGATGCGATCCCTGTCTTTCGCGCCATGCTGGATCTGGGGCACCTGTTTGCCGAGCGAATCAAGTTCCCGATCCGTTTCTCGCCGATCAAGTCGGGGCATCGGTACGCCGTCGGCCGGGCGCGAATCTCCGCGCATCCGACCAGCCATTGCGCGCGCATACGTGAGTTTGCCGCAGACCACGGGTACTCCAACGCCGGCGAGTGTTTCGGCTTTCGCATCGAGGTCGGCGGCCGGACACTCGTCTATACCGCCGATCTGGGATCGACCGATGATCTGGACATTTTCCCCCGGCCGATCGACACGCTGATCGTCGATGCCGCCCATGTCGCGCTCGACAGATTGTGGCCGTGGGCGGCCGAACAGAACCTGTCGCGCATCGTGTTGACACACTATAAGGACGATTTCGACATCTCAAGGCTTCACGAATCGAAGAAGTACACCGCTGCCGAGGTGACACTCGCCACCGACGGCATGCGATTGCCGCTGACATAG
- a CDS encoding GntG family PLP-dependent aldolase, protein MKSVPHIVDLRSDTVTRPTPGMYEAMMSAPVGDDVFEDDPTVRKLEDTTAALFGVEAALFVPSGTMGNQVSLFTHARPGDELICDDDAHIDWYEVGAPAVLSRLMVRPIPAPGGIPDVERIRAAIRPVNIHHPRTGIVAVENTHNRAGGVIVPLAVMRAVAQLARERDIRCHLDGARIWNAHAATGIPLRDWMQGFDSASVCYSKGLGAPVGSAVLGSREFITRARRTRKMFGGGMRQVGVLAAACLWALEHQLPLMPEDHKRAQTLAARIATIPGLHLIPDPPPTNIVVIDIEKTGHAVDSVLPELRSKGVLMVAFGPTRIRAVTHRDVNDDDIARAADSVHSVLTSR, encoded by the coding sequence ATGAAAAGCGTCCCCCACATCGTCGATCTGCGATCCGACACGGTCACGCGGCCGACACCGGGCATGTACGAGGCCATGATGTCGGCCCCGGTGGGCGATGACGTTTTCGAGGATGACCCGACGGTCCGCAAGCTGGAAGACACGACCGCTGCGCTGTTCGGTGTCGAGGCGGCATTGTTCGTGCCGTCGGGGACAATGGGCAACCAGGTCTCGCTGTTTACGCATGCACGACCCGGGGACGAGCTGATCTGCGATGATGACGCGCACATCGACTGGTATGAAGTCGGGGCGCCGGCGGTCCTGTCCCGGTTGATGGTCCGGCCGATTCCGGCACCCGGAGGGATTCCCGATGTCGAACGCATCCGGGCGGCGATCCGTCCGGTGAACATTCATCACCCGCGCACGGGCATCGTCGCGGTCGAAAACACGCACAACCGTGCCGGCGGCGTGATCGTGCCGTTGGCGGTCATGCGCGCAGTCGCGCAACTGGCACGCGAGCGCGATATCCGCTGTCATCTCGACGGTGCGCGCATCTGGAACGCGCACGCCGCCACCGGCATCCCGTTACGGGATTGGATGCAGGGTTTCGATTCGGCCTCGGTGTGCTACTCCAAGGGCCTCGGTGCGCCCGTCGGCTCGGCGGTGTTGGGATCGCGCGAGTTCATCACCCGTGCGCGGCGCACGCGCAAGATGTTCGGCGGCGGCATGCGTCAGGTCGGCGTGCTGGCAGCGGCGTGTCTGTGGGCGCTGGAACATCAACTGCCGCTGATGCCCGAAGATCACAAGCGGGCGCAAACGCTCGCGGCCCGAATCGCAACAATCCCCGGCCTGCATCTGATTCCCGATCCGCCGCCCACAAACATCGTGGTCATCGACATCGAAAAGACCGGCCACGCCGTAGACAGCGTGTTGCCGGAGCTCAGGTCGAAGGGCGTGCTGATGGTCGCGTTCGGGCCGACCCGCATCCGCGCTGTGACGCACCGGGATGTGAACGATGATGACATCGCGCGTGCCGCCGACAGTGTTCACTCGGTGCTGACCTCGCGTTAA